A genomic stretch from Flavobacterium humidisoli includes:
- the uvrA gene encoding excinuclease ABC subunit UvrA: protein MQIDLSKIDPKSNIIIKGAQVHNLKNVDVVIPRNKLVVITGLSGSGKSSLAFDTLYAEGQRRYVESLSSYARQFLGRLDKPKVEYIKGIAPAIAIEQKVNTTNARSTVGTSTEIYDYIKLLFARIGRTYSPISGQEVKKNTVTDVISDVKNLPLDSRWLLLAPIHLEEGRMLEDKLKVLLQQGFARILVDNEMVRLDEFSASDLHQFDNKDILLIIDRIVVKEEDEFYNRLADAVQTAFFEGKGICYLQELNAEKRFSYSNNFELDGMTFLEPNVHLFSFNNPYGACPVCEGYGNIIGIDADLVVPNTSLSIYESAIYPWRGESMSWYKDELVKHAYKFDFPIHKPYFQLTDEQKDLIWTGNQYFQGLNDFFRELEEKNYKIQNRVMLSRYRGKTKCHSCKGKRLREEASYVKINGKTVSDLVDLPIKHLVTFFKNIELNQYEQQIAKRLMVEINNRLSFLTEVGLDYLTLNRNSATLSGGESQRINLATSLGSSLVGSMYILDEPSIGLHPKDSERLIKVLLSLRDLGNTVIVVEHDEDIMKAADMIIDIGPEAGTFGGKLVAQGTYDEILKSDSLTAKYLNGDLEISVPKKRRKFKNHIDIIGARENNLKNINVTFPLDVLTVVTGVSGSGKSTLIKKILFPAVQKKLESAAEKAGQFTEISGSFSQIKHIEYVDQNPIGRSSRSNPVTYIKAYDDIRDLYAKEKLSKIRGYQAKHFSFNVDGGRCETCKGEGSINVEMVFMADVSLPCETCGGKRFKKEILEVTFDNQNINDILTMTIDDAIAFFEKNKQTKITQKLQPLQDVGLGYVQLGQSSSTLSGGEAQRIKLASFLVKGATKDKALFVFDEPTTGLHFHDIKKLLASFDALIEKGHSIIVIEHNLDLIKCADWILDLGPEGGENGGHLLASGTPEDIVKVKESVTGVYLKDKL, encoded by the coding sequence ATGCAAATTGACCTTTCTAAAATAGATCCAAAATCAAATATTATAATTAAAGGAGCGCAAGTACATAATTTAAAAAATGTAGATGTTGTAATTCCTAGAAACAAACTGGTTGTCATTACAGGTCTTTCAGGATCAGGAAAATCGAGTTTAGCTTTTGATACTTTATATGCCGAAGGACAAAGACGTTACGTAGAAAGTTTATCCTCTTATGCTCGTCAGTTTTTAGGCCGTTTAGACAAACCTAAGGTAGAATATATTAAAGGTATTGCTCCCGCAATTGCTATTGAGCAAAAAGTAAATACAACCAATGCTCGTTCAACAGTTGGAACTTCTACTGAAATTTACGATTATATCAAACTTTTGTTTGCCAGAATTGGACGTACCTACTCTCCTATTTCTGGACAGGAAGTTAAAAAAAATACTGTTACTGATGTTATTTCAGATGTAAAGAACCTTCCTCTTGACAGCAGATGGTTATTGCTTGCTCCAATTCATCTGGAAGAAGGAAGAATGCTTGAAGACAAACTAAAAGTGCTTTTGCAACAAGGTTTTGCTCGTATCTTGGTTGATAATGAAATGGTTCGTTTGGACGAGTTTTCTGCTTCAGATTTACATCAATTCGATAATAAAGATATTTTATTGATCATTGATCGTATTGTTGTAAAAGAGGAAGATGAATTTTATAACCGTTTGGCTGATGCTGTACAGACTGCTTTTTTTGAAGGAAAAGGAATTTGTTATCTTCAAGAATTAAATGCTGAAAAGAGATTTTCTTATTCTAATAATTTTGAGCTTGACGGAATGACTTTTCTAGAGCCAAATGTGCATTTATTCAGTTTCAACAATCCGTATGGAGCTTGCCCTGTTTGTGAAGGCTACGGAAATATAATTGGCATTGATGCTGATCTGGTTGTTCCGAACACTTCATTATCAATTTATGAAAGCGCTATTTATCCATGGCGTGGCGAAAGCATGAGCTGGTACAAAGATGAATTGGTAAAACACGCTTATAAATTTGATTTCCCAATTCACAAACCCTATTTTCAATTAACAGACGAACAAAAAGATTTAATTTGGACTGGAAATCAGTATTTTCAAGGACTTAATGATTTCTTCAGAGAATTAGAAGAAAAAAACTATAAGATTCAAAATCGTGTAATGCTGTCTCGTTACCGTGGTAAAACAAAATGCCATTCCTGTAAAGGGAAACGCTTGCGCGAAGAAGCTTCTTACGTAAAAATCAACGGAAAAACGGTTTCTGATCTGGTTGATTTACCAATTAAACATTTGGTTACTTTCTTTAAAAACATCGAATTAAATCAGTACGAACAGCAAATCGCTAAACGATTAATGGTGGAAATTAATAATCGTTTGTCTTTTTTAACTGAAGTCGGTTTAGATTATCTTACTCTTAATAGAAATTCTGCTACTCTTTCTGGAGGTGAATCGCAGCGTATTAATCTAGCGACTTCTCTTGGAAGCAGTTTGGTTGGATCGATGTATATTTTGGATGAGCCAAGTATTGGTCTTCATCCAAAAGATTCTGAAAGACTGATTAAGGTATTGCTTTCTCTTCGTGATCTTGGCAACACCGTAATTGTGGTTGAACATGATGAAGATATTATGAAAGCTGCCGATATGATTATCGATATTGGCCCAGAAGCTGGAACTTTTGGAGGAAAATTGGTTGCTCAAGGAACTTATGATGAGATTTTGAAATCTGATTCTTTGACAGCAAAATATTTAAATGGTGATTTAGAAATTTCGGTTCCGAAGAAAAGAAGAAAATTCAAAAATCATATTGATATTATTGGCGCTCGCGAAAACAACTTAAAAAATATAAATGTTACCTTTCCTTTAGATGTTTTAACTGTTGTTACAGGAGTTTCTGGAAGTGGAAAAAGTACTTTGATTAAGAAAATTTTGTTTCCAGCCGTACAGAAAAAATTGGAAAGTGCTGCTGAAAAAGCAGGGCAGTTTACTGAAATTTCTGGATCTTTTTCGCAAATCAAGCATATTGAATATGTAGATCAAAATCCGATTGGAAGAAGTTCGAGATCAAATCCTGTCACTTATATCAAGGCTTATGATGATATTCGTGATTTGTATGCAAAAGAAAAATTATCAAAAATAAGAGGTTATCAGGCCAAACATTTCTCTTTTAATGTTGACGGAGGACGATGCGAAACCTGTAAAGGTGAAGGTTCTATCAATGTCGAAATGGTCTTTATGGCCGATGTTTCGCTACCTTGTGAAACCTGCGGAGGAAAACGATTTAAAAAAGAAATTCTGGAGGTCACTTTTGACAATCAAAACATCAATGACATTCTAACAATGACAATTGACGATGCGATTGCCTTTTTCGAAAAAAACAAACAGACTAAGATCACCCAAAAATTGCAGCCTTTGCAAGATGTAGGTTTAGGATATGTTCAGTTAGGGCAATCTTCTTCTACACTTTCTGGTGGAGAAGCACAGCGTATAAAATTGGCTTCCTTTTTAGTTAAAGGAGCAACAAAAGACAAGGCACTTTTCGTATTTGATGAGCCTACGACTGGACTTCATTTTCATGATATTAAAAAGCTTTTAGCTTCTTTTGATGCTTTAATTGAAAAAGGACATTCAATAATTGTAATCGAGCACAACCTTGATCTAATAAAATGCGCCGACTGGATATTGGATTTAGGTCCGGAAGGTGGAGAAAATGGTGGTCATTTATTGGCATCTGGAACTCCAGAAGATATTGTAAAAGTAAAAGAATCGGTAACGGGAGTTTACTTAAAAGACAAGCTATAA
- a CDS encoding RNA polymerase sigma factor, translated as MADLHTPDALLVKNYVDGSEAALATLIKRHESKIYGFIYSKIADRDISNDIFQDTFIKVIKTLKSNSYNEEGKFLPWVMRISHNLIVDHFRKTKKMPMYRETEEFSIFSIMSDDALTIEGKMIVDQVELDLKKLIEELPDDQKEVLVMRMYQDMSFKEISEITGVSINTALGRMRYALMNLRKIIDKHQIILTN; from the coding sequence ATGGCTGATCTGCATACTCCAGACGCTCTATTAGTAAAAAATTATGTTGACGGTAGTGAAGCTGCACTTGCAACATTAATAAAAAGGCACGAGTCTAAGATATATGGATTTATATATTCTAAGATAGCTGATAGAGATATTTCAAATGATATTTTTCAAGATACATTTATTAAAGTAATTAAAACTTTAAAAAGTAATTCGTACAACGAAGAAGGTAAATTTTTGCCTTGGGTTATGCGTATTTCTCATAATTTAATTGTAGATCATTTTCGTAAAACGAAGAAAATGCCAATGTATAGAGAGACAGAAGAGTTTTCTATTTTCTCTATTATGTCAGACGATGCATTGACAATTGAAGGTAAAATGATTGTGGATCAGGTAGAACTTGATTTGAAAAAGCTAATAGAAGAGCTTCCAGATGACCAAAAGGAAGTATTGGTAATGCGTATGTATCAGGACATGAGCTTCAAAGAAATCTCGGAAATAACTGGTGTTAGCATCAATACAGCATTAGGAAGAATGCGCTATGCGCTAATGAATTTGAGAAAAATAATAGATAAACATCAAATTATTTTAACCAACTAA